Proteins from a genomic interval of Plasmodium reichenowi strain SY57 chromosome 13, whole genome shotgun sequence:
- a CDS encoding hypothetical protein (conserved Plasmodium protein, unknown function) codes for MSTLENVKNIVNSVKVVCDISSISPKDIVKKEEKNKNKESYMLTTDTIDSNFDYIDNNECCDTTNVESTNEQKNGSCHMIDDQKKTEEGYLLEYDNKMKTKYYNSLCNYFDNKKYIFINDKENKETSKKSNNDNLMYQNNINKNITSDGNILKDEYEHVDDVRAKHKEKMLLCNNEFLHKYKIYGKYGNVSKRYIEESSFNELFKYDLICDVYNKNCSYYKEKKKKNKLKFSKKNLTDSEVENYHIGQNIKKNNAKIYLLSNDFVNYEHIEEKKKKKNMYIYQYRNMEEKNVLKNIYNNNNNNILNETRMCYRKVPSFNYINNFDLLNDFSYNISENNFYKKNEKKKKLENVQGLDKYNNHIDSKIDNEDKLDDNNKVLKNEQYIENNKDLGEIKRKCTNLKRNLNTDLMSSNNLKKKMKKDNGYSFLHLNIYKNNNTYEFCRNNSYNTYILKTVGNSYLKHKINEKKKKMKSTIINTINSNNTENISNKKKPCENMNIHMYGSKDKMFNHDQEEKVHNNNIEEKDIKENKNELIETQNYINDKELSKGTKFVIHKENVCTHMDNNIAHDYILNDNISNDNISNDNISKEYIPYEYFTNNEDVNSSNCLNKSESLNSRSSTNSAHINNMNSSGENETNCISVFNDKTVDLLHLNLHDVVRMLENENIETLYTPEELKEILIPISGVYYSSSYGKWIYQYNNDDDDNNNNNNIDGDNNNNNNIDGDNNNNNNNNNNNNIDGDNNNNNNNNHNNIGDDNNNYNSIDGDNNNNNNNIDGVCKELNKMTSSEQTKHKSGNEKNISLNNKYSFHEGRQLALMLKYKYIKRNHNIFKNLNDQEMFFSDINDHTNKEIYNDGDDLYDNTDNKEEHIIGSQSNKYELEHDEIHTMTCEQRNNVNKEENIKRNEEKEMLKDENDKLKVKVNVKVMNKINDKETKIINNIHNNDINLVQKIECDEKIHFCDKEKEENNLSNNELKELHLNTTGHILKNEIISYNTHINSSQNINDIKDSMKKNINETNDTCKCNNLNNTINNNKTEYVHNYEDIKNFNSSDXXXXXXXXXXXXXXXXXXXXXXXXXNRHIHFKNKKNLYRMLGINFTKDIKNKIKCLEKEHIYYEKEKKKWIIQILEQKNNTILYFKEFDCKVFGFLYACFLSLEYKQLYLDYFLNEKKQDYLLNLIQKYFIKKRKPNRIIHQLDLPKKKKESNKKDEHEEDENEEKKKKKKKKKKTEVNTNEVSSNVSKYLYEKDEIINYQNKMENIKKNQYTDDDIEKVENVLEYTYSKNYYSSTKDNINIYKKINQNFIQNWNEDKTNNEKIISIYQQNKSPDYNMHMLKNQTSKQYKDIFGKTKYGSYKQIDKTMIPKLYEYNNMISICNNEKDIINKKYEQKLHNGCEQNILNYNIIRDDEKKKKTFDHEIDTSVDCEFHDKNKINNNEYVDKDIHNFCTEKNICLDINSSENVTLHDTHRYQMKNEKDDNKNDIKESDDNFINLPNSPQNEKEITDKTLKKKRNNCSYKKPKNVKDSLAHYKNSNLSIELEEEERNNLLKLNNYVNLLNEKTDITSLAKQTILLLLKDILNSIPYQMAPSITSRKIYDRKIHAHVHFVYQCTNIIDLVPYFFIFKNIIKQKTLPSTQSLYICNVLLYALFEA; via the coding sequence ATGTCTACTTTAGAAAACGTTAAGAATATTGTTAATAGCGTTAAGGTAGTTTGTGATATTTCTAGTATAAGCCCTAAGGACATAGTGAAgaaagaagaaaagaataaaaataaggaGAGTTACATGCTTACAACGGATACTATAGATAGTAATTTTGActatatagataataatgaatGTTGTGATACAACAAATGTGGAAAGCacaaatgaacaaaaaaatgGTTCATGTCATATGATAGATgatcaaaaaaaaactgAAGAAGGGTATTTATTagaatatgataataaaatgaagacaaaatattataatagtttatgtaattattttgataataaaaaatatatttttataaatgataaggaaaataaagaaacttcaaaaaaatcgaataatgataatctcatgtatcaaaataatataaataagaatattacTAGTGATGggaatatattaaaagatgAATATGAACATGTGGATGATGTAAGAGCAAAACATAAAGAGAAAATGttattatgtaataatgaatttttacataaatataaaatatatggaaaatatGGGAATGTATCAAAAAGATATATAGAAGAATCTTCTTTTAATGAATTGTTCAAATATGATTTAATTTGtgatgtatataataaaaattgtagttattataaagaaaaaaagaaaaagaataaattaaaattttcaaagaaaaatttaacAGATAGTGAAGTAGAAAATTATCACATTGGacaaaacataaaaaagaataatgcaaaaatttatttattgtcaaatgattttgtaaattatgaacatatagaagaaaaaaaaaaaaaaaaaaatatgtatatatatcaatatagaaatatggaagaaaaaaatgtattaaaaaatatatataataataataataataatatattaaatgaaacACGAATGTGCTATCGAAAGGTTCCttcttttaattatataaataattttgatttgttaaatgatttttcatataacatttcagaaaataatttttataagaagaatgaaaaaaaaaaaaaattggaAAATGTACAAGGTctagataaatataataatcacATAGATTCCAAAATCgataatgaagataaattagatgataataataaagttttaaaaaatgaacaatatatagaaaataacAAAGATTTAGgggaaataaaaagaaaatgtaCGAATTTAAAAAGGAACTTGAATACAGATTTAATGAgtagtaataatttaaaaaagaaaatgaaaaaggataatggttattcatttttacatttaaatatatataaaaataataatacttaTGAATTTTGTAGAAATAATAGTTacaatacatatatactAAAAACTGTAGGAAATTCCtatttaaaacataaaataaatgaaaaaaaaaaaaaaatgaaaagtACCATAATTAATACAATAAACTCAAATAATACAGAGaatatttcaaataaaaaaaaaccatgtgaaaatatgaacataCATATGTATGGTTCAAAAGATAAAATGTTTAATCATGATCAGGAGGAGAAGgttcataataataatatagaagaAAAGGATATAAAAGAGAACAAAAATGAATTGATAGAAAcacaaaattatataaatgataaagaaTTATCAAAAGGTACAAAATTTGTAATACATAAGGAAAATGTATGTACACATatggataataatattgcacatgattatatattaaatgataatatttcaaatgataatatttcaaatgataatatatcaaaagaatatattccatatgaatattttacaaataaTGAAGATGTGAACTCATCAAATTGTTTAAATAAATCTGAAAGTTTGAATAGTCGTTCTTCCACAAATAGTGctcatataaataatatgaacagTTCAGGTGAAAATGAAACAAATTGCATTTCCGTTTTTAACGACAAGACTGTCGATTTATTGCATTTGAATTTGCATGATGTAGTAAGGATGttagaaaatgaaaatattgaaaCACTCTATACACCTGAGGAGTTGAAGGAAATATTAATACCCATAAGTGGGGTATATTATTCTTCTTCGTATGGAAAGTGGatatatcaatataataatgatgatgatgataataataataataacaatattgatggtgataataataataacaacaatattgatggtgataataataataataataataataataataataacaatattgatggtgataataataataataataataataatcataacaatattggtgatgataataataattacaaCAGTATTGATGGtgataacaataataataataacaatattgATGGTGTATGcaaagaattaaataaaatgacTTCTTCTGAACAAACAAAACACAAATCAGGTAACGAAAAGAATATATCtcttaataataaatattcttttcatGAAGGAAGACAGTTAGCATTAATgttgaaatataaatatataaaaaggaatcataatatttttaaaaatctTAATGATCAAGAAATGTTCTTCTCAGATATCAATGATCATACgaataaagaaatatataatgatggAGATGATCTATATGATAATACAGATAATAAGGAAGAACATATAATAGGAAGCCAATCGAACAAATATGAATTAGAACATGATGAGATACATACAATGACTTGTGAACAAAGAAATAATGTgaataaagaagaaaatataaaaagaaatgaagaaaaggaaatgttaaaagatgaaaatgatAAGCTAAAGGTAAAAGTAAATGTAAAAGtaatgaacaaaataaatgaCAAAGAAACgaagataataaataatattcacaataatgatataaacCTCGTACAAAAAATTGAGTGTGatgaaaaaatacatttttgtgataaagaaaaagaagaaaataacTTATCAAACAATGAATTAAAAGAGTTGCATTTAAATACAACAGGACATAtcttaaaaaatgaaataatatcatataatactcatataaattcttcacaaaatattaatgatataaaggattctatgaaaaaaaatataaatgaaacAAATGATACATGTAAATGTAATAATCTCAATAATactataaataataataaaacagAATATGTACACAATtatgaagatataaaaaattttaattctAGTGATANNNNNNNNNNNNNNNNNNNNNNNNNNNNNNNNNNNNNNNNNNNNNNNNNNNNNNNNNNNNNNNNNNNNNNNNNGAATAGAcatattcattttaaaaacaaaaagaatttatatAGAATGTTAGGTATAAATTTTacaaaagatataaaaaataaaataaaatgtttagaaaaagaacatatatattatgaaaaggaaaaaaaaaaatggattATACAAATTCTggaacaaaaaaataataccatattatatttcaaaGAATTTGATTGTAAGGTATTTGGATTTTTATATGCATGTTTTTTGAGTTTAGAATATAAACAATTATATCTAGATTATTTTCTTaacgaaaaaaaacaagattatcttttaaatctaattcaaaaatattttatcaaaaaGAGAAAACCTAATCGTATCATACATCAACTTGAtttaccaaaaaaaaaaaaagagagtaataaaaaagatgaacatgaagaagatgaaaatgaagagaaaaaaaaaaaaaaaaaaaaaaaaaaaaaaacggAAGTTAATACGAATGAGGTGTCCTCAAATGTAAGCAAATATCTATATGAAAAAGatgaaattataaattatcaaaacaaaatggagaatataaaaaaaaatcagTATACAGATGATGATATAGAAAAGGTTGAAAATGTTTTAGAATACACATATTcgaaaaattattattcaagtacaaaagataatataaatatatataaaaaaataaatcaaaattttatacaaaattggaatgaagataaaacaaataatgagaaaattatatccatatatcaacaaaataaatcaCCCGATTATAATATGCATATGTTAAAGAATCAAACCTCTAAACAATACAAAGACATTTTTGGTAAAACCAAATATGGATCTTATAAACAAATTGATAAGACGATGATTCCAAAATTATATGagtataataatatgatttCAATTTGTAACAACGAAAaggatataataaataagaaatatgaacaaaaacTACACAACGGGTGCGAACAAAATATActaaattataatataataagagatgatgaaaaaaaaaaaaaaacttttGATCATGAAATAGATACATCAGTAGATTGTGAATTTcatgataaaaataaaataaataataatgaatacGTTGACAAAGATATACATAATTTCTGTACagagaaaaatatatgctTAGATATAAATTCTAGTGAAAATGTAACATTACATGATACACATAGATACCAGATGAAGAATGAaaaagatgataataaaaatgatattaaagaaagtgatgataattttaTCAATTTACCAAATTCCCCTCagaatgaaaaagaaataacagataaaacattaaaaaaaaaaagaaataacTGTTCATATAAGAAACCAAAAAATGTAAAGGATTCTTTAGCacattataaaaattctAACCTTAGTATAGAAttagaagaagaagaacgaaataatttattaaaattaaataattacGTAAATctattaaatgaaaaaacaGATATAACATCACTAGCTAAACaaacaatattattacttttaaaagatattttaaattctATTCCTTATCAAATGGCACCTTCTATAACATctagaaaaatatatgatcGGAAAATACATGCACATGTACATTTTGTTTATCAGTGTACAAATATCATAGATTTAGTTCCTTActtctttatatttaaaaatattattaaacaaaaaacACTTCCTAGTACTCAATCTCTATACATTTGTAATGTATTATTGTATGCTTTGTTTGAAGCATAA
- a CDS encoding protein phosphatase PP2A regulatory subunit A, putative — translation MSLVNAQEIIDGMQSPDCKIRLRYIKELRVLCEIIGNERTKNELIEFLYNLIEDDSEALIEISKNLKFLISFIGNVNNCNYICYLLLNFLIAYEKDIHLNAYEAFKIYINKCDTLTLREIIYPKILELAKNDGDNYRIGICKIIPMIIEKSIKEGQSTFVKTFIYLFLETCQDESILVKKSSCDKFGEFIFILKQYKERIDDFMNVLKMTEGKMDPHFCIQEKGNKDIESEIYKNVDIHDEEQKSEDDKNYNRQINIVVNHKTNDKEQNQLEIESNNIINIIQNKNYDKIYNLSKDEKYTLIKEKEFINKIWEKSQEIYYKFFSSINGLDEVQISAVSILHEILNNDINFVKNIKDLLTNICNDDSWRVRAELAKNIYNIWKIIKNEDFSLIILLLLKDLDNHVRSIILNNLHKILFLCSNMKMNIMEEIFDDLKRDIDNNNNNNNNNNNNYNNNNVHLRISLCELLCSLPDILDKNLFIEYILPLFLLFIRIEETNLKSDLFICLHKISRLISFFDMKQIIIPLCNEIIKNKNWRLRYSMYYCLKFFDHYFFFQNKENIESKFLDFWNYIYIGSKDLVYSIRMQVVETLEFLLRNKNFSFFKTGITYLLNNLKQSNNYIFRITCLQYISKLIIYFPLEYIQHNILYILDDLCKDKISNIRFNIIKTIYYIQTYVQYVLLVINNNSYDEIINKITNMIHDKNQKNMENKENKENITNKENKHNHTYPHLSKDQNENIYYKDNYNNDNTQNNYVPYFHSLENKYNLINNQNHDNNKFIINSCTTSSLSFYDNMKNTDTNKKSCEIILYFLADKLNYLSQDTDQDVVLASTSLKNEDFSICVNVLNIFNTLCKPIK, via the coding sequence ATGTCTCTTGTAAATGCTCAAGAAATAATTGATGGAATGCAATCCCCTGATTGTAAGATACGTCTgagatatataaaagagTTAAGAGTTTTATGTGAAATAATAGGAAATGAAAGAACAAAGAATGAATTGAttgaatttttatataatcttATAGAAGATGATTCAGAAGCATTAATTGAGATAtcaaaaaatttaaaatttttgaTAAGTTTTATTGgtaatgtaaataattgtaattatatatgttatttgctgttaaattttttaatagcttatgaaaaagatataCATTTGAATGCTTATGAGGctttcaaaatatatataaataaatgtgACACATTAACATTAAGGGAGATAATTTATCCAAAGATATTGGAACTAGCTAAAAACGATGGAGATAATTATCGTATTGgaatatgtaaaataattCCAATGATTATTGAAAAAAGTATTAAGGAAGGTCAATCAACATTTGTCAAGACattcatttatttgtttttagAAACATGTCAAGATGAAAGTATATTGGTAAAAAAATCTTCTTGTGATAAATTTGGAGagtttatatttatattgaaACAATATAAGGAAAGGATTGATGATTTTATgaatgttttaaaaatgacAGAGGGAAAAATGGACCCACATTTTTGTATACAGGAAAAAGGTAATAAAGATATAGAGAGTgagatatataaaaatgtggATATACATGATGAGGAACAGAAAAGCgaagatgataaaaattataatagaCAAATTAATATAGTAGTAAATCATAAAACAAATGATAAAGAACAAAATCAATTAGAGATAGaaagtaataatatcattaaCATTATTCAGAATAAgaattatgataaaatatataatctttcaaaagatgaaaaatatactttaataaaagaaaaagaatttataaataaaatttgGGAGAAATCacaagaaatatattacaaatttttttcttcaataAATGGTTTGGATGAAGTACAAATTAGTGCAGTTAGTATATTAcatgaaatattaaataatgatataaattttgtaaaaaacATTAAAGATTTATTAACCAATATATGTAATGATGATAGTTGGAGAGTAAGAGCGGAACTCGccaaaaatatttataatatatggaaaataataaagaatgAAGATTTCtcattaataatattattattacttaaAGATTTAGATAATCATGTACGTagtataattttaaataatttacataaaatattatttttatgttcaaatatgaaaatgaatataatggaagaaatatttgatgatttaaaaagagatatagataataacaataataacaataataataataataataattataataataataatgtacaTTTAAGAATATCATTATGTGaattattatgttcatTACCAGATATTCTAGATAAAAATCTTTttattgaatatatattacctTTATTTCTACTTTTTATAAGAATAGAAGAAACAAATTTAAAATCagatttatttatatgtctacataaaatatctagacttatatcattttttgatatgaaacaaattattatacCATTATGTAATGAAAttatcaaaaataaaaattggCGTTTAAGATATTCCATGTATTATTGTTTGAAATTTTTtgatcattatttttttttccaaaataaagaaaatattgaaTCAAAATTTTTAGATTTCTggaattatatatatataggtTCTAAAGATTTAGTATATTCCATACGTATGCAAGTAGTCGAAACATTagaatttttattaagaaataaaaacttctctttttttaaaactgGTATTACATATTTACTCAACAACCTAAAACAAtcaaataattatatatttagaatTACTTGtttacaatatatatccaaattaataatatattttccactcgaatatatacaacataatattttatacatattgGATGATTTATGTAAAGACAAAATTAGTAATATAAGATTTAATATCATAAAAacaatttattatatacagACGTATGTTCAGTATGTTTTGTTagttattaataataatagttatgatgaaataataaacaaaattaCTAATATGATCCATGAcaaaaatcaaaaaaatatggaaaataaagagaacaaagaaaatataacaaataaagaGAATAAGCACAATCACACATATCCACATTTATCTAAGGATCAAAATGaaaacatttattataaggataattacaataatgataatacacaaaataattatgttccatattttcattcattagaaaataaatataacttAATCAATAATCAAAATCATGATAACAacaaatttataattaacTCATGTACTACTTCATCTTTGTCTTTTTATGATAACATGAAAAACACagatacaaataaaaaaagcTGTGAAATtatactttattttttagcggataaattaaattatttatcaCAAGATACTGACCAGGATGTTGTGTTAGCATCTACatcattaaaaaatgaagattTCTCTATTTGTGTGAATGTTTTAAATATCTTCAACACGTTATGTAAGccaataaaataa